aagcaattccagagatgaggacaaatctcgaactttctaaatggaaaattgtccaaatatcgccagaactatgcaccagatcgttgcattgcaataaacatgcaaaagttgcactatacaggatccctttcgataaactttgtacacttttgacattgacgtatatttccctaatttatcaaagggtgtgtaacagatctttcacttaacaaaagcaccctcattatgcagaggcgtcgatgggggggatggttcccccataaaagtgggacaaacaaaagcgaaaaatatagctacaaacggcagtttttttagtgtaaaatgtaaaaattttaaagctcgctcgctccgctcgctcgcatttaaccgctatgccgttctcctaatgttgctgccactgactgacagcagttgcgcccggtgcgcccccttaatttccaaagcggaaaaaaaaaacagccacaaacgacagtttgggggactgtaaaatgtcaaaaattttaagttcactcgcttcgctcgctcgcatttaatcattatgccattctcctgatgttgctgccagtaattgccagcagttttctcccggtgtgcccccccccccttaatttccaaagcgaaaaaaaaaaaaaaatacagcgacagacggcagtctttggactgtaaaatgtcaaaattttgaagctcgctcgcttcgctcgctcgcatttgatcattattccattctattgattttgctgccaataattgccagcagttttcgcccggtgcgccccccttcatttccaaagcaaaaaaaaaaaaaaaaaaaaaaaaaaaatatatatatatatatatatatatatacagccataaaggacagttttggggactgtaaaatatcaaaattttcaagctcactcgcttcgctcgctcgcattaaatcattattccattctcctgatgttgctgccagtaattgccggcagttgcgcccgaggtgtgccccccttaatttccaaagcgaaaaaaaaaaaatacagcgacaaacggcagtctttggactgtaaaatgtcaaaattttgaagctcgctcgcctcgctcgctcgcatttgatcattattctattctattgattttgctgccaataattgccagcagttttcgcccggtgcgccccccttaatttccaaagcgaaaaatatagctacaaacggcagtttttggactgtaaaatgtcaaaattttgaagctcgctcgcttcgctcgctcgcattcattattatgccattctcctgatgctgctgccagtaattgccagtagttttcgccctgtgcgcccccttaatttccaaagcgaaataaaaagccacaaacgacagttttggggactgtaaaatgtaaaaaaatttatgctcactcgcttcgctcgctcgcatttaatcattatgccattctcctgatgttgctgccagtaattgccagcaattttcgcccggtgcgccccccttaatttccaaagcgaaaaattacagccacaaaggacagttttggggactgtaaaatatcaaaattttcaagctcactcgctccgctcgctcgcatttaatcgttatgccattctcctgatgttgctgccagtaatttccggcagttgcgcccggtgtgccccccttaatttccaaagcgaaaaaaaaaaaaaaaaatacagccacaaacggcagtctttggactgtaaaatgtcaaaattttgaagctcgctcgctccgctcgctcgcatttaaccgctatgccattctcctgatgttgctgccagtgattgacagcagttgcgcccggtgcggtcccccttaatttccaaagcgaaaaagtacagctacaaacggcagtttttggactgtaaaatgtcaaaattttcaagctcgctcgcatttaatcgctatgccattctcctgatgttgctgccagtgattgacagcagttgcgcccggtgtgcccctcccttaatttccaaagcgaagaatatagctacaaatggcagtttttggactgtaaaatgtcaaaattttccccCCTACCATTtgcctaccataccctcccccccccccccccgcttgcttcgctccctcacataaccgctcctccttagatcaaatcctgtctacgccggtgatagaccccactatttagtaggccttcataGTGATGTCGCACatgcggagcaagagctgaaataccacgatttagtcattcaataatatattgtgaatatttcattttcttatttttttaaagaaaagaaaacacactttttaccaaaagtgtgcaccagatcgctgaatttcagggctgaaaatgcaaaatcttcctcgtgtgggagaagGCTACCACCCCCATACACaacctccccccgttcggtcgttctgCTCCCTTTCACataatattaaaaaatatatatatattttcatacttttaaggtctgattttccgccgaaagtcatctgataagcaaaaaaaaaaaaaaaaaaggcaacaagaACTTCGTCTTCATATtcttgctgccactttcctcccacattatatttcatgcaaaagagtgggacatccgatccctgtgtataaagtgtgtgtgtgtgtgggggggggggcaccaagcttctccccccccccctccccaaggctgcgccggtccggtgggcttgtaatcgtggtgatggtgaccatcccccccactcctcaggacggatttacgccgttgattaCATCACACCAACCCAAATTATATCAAGTCAAATAAGCCTTAAAATACGATATTGAATGGAGATtggcttggctttttagtggaacactgttttctgTCGTTATGATTACTTACAtgtttttgttgccatgacaaagtgtgcattgtttctttattATGACATTATTCGTTCATATACTTTCTCTCGTATTCGAAAAAACTGTCCTTAACAGATGAATAAAAGACAAACGTACAAGTTGTGCAGatttgaatcatgttttcttttcttcttttttaatgatggaaataaacaaactattgaaatgaattgaattgagattTGTACGAATTCGAGACGTACCTGTACTGAGTGGAGTTCGCTGTGCCGAGCTGGAGGGGAACGATGTACCCACCCCTGATCAGCACGGGGATGGTATCAAGAGGCGCCGGGAGGGTGGTGTTACTGTCCTTTAGACTCGTTGCTATCTGCTCGCCCTGTGTCAGATCGTAATGATACAAAAGATAGAATCATGGATAGTGAGAGGCCGTACAGTGACAAATTGATAAAAACGAATtgtggagtcaaaaggggcctgagctttcgatcctagcagaatcttcgtcattttgcctctgacgaagattctgctgtGATCGAAAGCTCAgaccccttttgactccattttactccattggctcgccactattggataagcagttttcagcagcttttatttttttgttacacTTGAAAACAAATTGTGCTGATAATCTAACAACAACGGCAGtagaaatatcatttatattaaaaataataatttgtgaatataatgtaataacaataaatacTTATAAGTtataatatcaatgataataataatgataatcatcatcagcggcagcagcagcattacaattattattatgataataacaataataatattaataatttcCATGCAACTGAAAATGTTAGTCAGTTGCAATTAATAATGCCACATAATTGTCTAAAACGCCAGTTTACTGCAGTAGGCTAAATAATTACACTCCATGTAGCTTTGTACTTACGGTGTAGAAATTGTAGAATCTATCATGCGGAATGTAAATGTTGACGGATGTATCACCCTGCgtggagagaagagagaaaataaaacttgaataagaaaaaaaaaaaagacatgagaAAAATGAATCTACTGATCCTCTGCCAGAATGATACATAGTGattagaaatgaaaacaaaccaacaaacacacaaaccaacgaacaaacaaagaaaggcAATTCAAGGGTAACAGGTGGTAGACGTTTCCACATCTCTAGCTGTCGCATTAAAACAATGCCGTACTCCACTAGCATGCCTCCGGAGACCATCCTGTGTATGTAACATTTTGAAACGTgatttatcttttgttttgtttttcaaatcattGCCGTATTTGTCACACACTATTGTTGTACAGAAGAAATGCATCTTCTGATTAAATGGACAATTGTATTTTACTTTTGATGATGACACAGAAAGCCATTAATCAAATTGTGTCAAACTAAATCATAACTTTACGGATAGGTTATTAAGGTTCATTTCTAAGTTTTCTGATTTGTGTTAACGTTTATCAGTGTACTTATTCTAGATATCAGTACGGTTAACAATTTCTAGCTTATGGCATGGATATCCGAATATAAACGATCCTGATATATAAACCGATAGTCGCTTGTCATAACACGCAGAGGTAAAGACATGTTCAATGGTCAGGGGAAAGGTCTGGGGTAATagtccagggggtaattgtcctagaaCCGTTCAATTACCTCGTCTAGAACTGGTGACACGAGTACGGCTGGTCCCAGGAAGAACTCCCAGTCCACGTCCCAGACGTTCTTCTCAAAcgacgggaacctggtaaaagAGACAGGAAATTATATCAATATGTTTCATATAATATTGATCTTGACTTTATAATGTCCTCCATCAGAGTAGAAGACATAGTGTTTGGTAGCAAGgacacctggggcccgttttatgaagagttacgATCGATTTTACGTTCGATTTATCGAGCATAACTCAGTGAATCGAGCACACCATCAACACTGATCGTAAATCTGTTTCATAGAGATACTTATACGCTTGATTTAAAGCATAGGTTTAATAGCAGACAGAGCGTAACTTACTTCTTTTAATTACATCATGACGTCAGAATGGggattatgacgtcacactATACTCACTCGCTGACCACTGATCTGACGACGGTAAAGCCGTCCAGTCGAGCGTGGTAGAACTGGGTGTAGATGTACGGTAGCAGCTGATAGCGGGTGTCGATGGCCGACCGGACGTTGTTGATGAAGTCCGCGCCAAGAGCGGCTGGGTCTGCATGctgcaatggggggggggggggggggggttggggtggggttattatcattactattattttcttcttcattattatgattattatcattatcattattattatcattatcattattattatcattatcattatcattatcattatcattattattatcattactactactaatactatttgttgttgttattgttggtgttgttgtcattgttattactattttaCTATCATTATCCAGTTTTATCTGTACAGGATAGCCACTTCACTAAATCTGAGTACTGTTCTCCCAGTGGGCCTGTTCACACCTACTAATATAAACACGTCATTAATCACATccttaatataaacaaaataacacataaacatacaaatTCATATTGAAATTCACATCATCTATTTAAACgtaaaaagatggaaaaaaacccacaataaACACTATGTGTTACATAATAGatacgttcagacggtgattCTTCACTTCGAGGACAAGTTAACTTCGAAGATAGGCTCTATGGGTCACCAAGTGTCGCACTATCgattttgctcattttttccactaataaatttccatttcgtaacgaaatcgACGGTGAGACACTTGGCGCCGCATAGAGCTTATCCTAGAAGTTAAGGATCACCGTATGAAGGTAAAttatgtgttcttttttttttcacttacttCGGTTCCCCTAGCTTTGTAGAATCGGAAGATTGGGAAGAACGCCGACATCTGGGTCCACCTGATGCACAACTCATCATCGGCGTTGTCATAGTAACCACAAGTGTTGGGTCCAACCTGACAGAAAGGATTCAACGAGACAGGAgggttggcttttttttttttttttttttttaagattaggTCCAGTTCCTAGGAGATTTTATGGCAAAATATGCGACAGTTAAGAACGACCTGTAACATATCACTTCTCTTCTCAAAATCAACTGGGTGACTCTAGTGTGTTAGCTGTAATGGGGGTCCTAGACTATAACTACAAGATATTTGTTTATGAAGTGCAGTTTGTTTGAAATTTGGTCAAACTTAGATGTAGACCTTAGGACATGCAGTCATCATGTCCGTTGTGGTTGATTTCGCAGATAATCGTTAGACTGTTTTAAAAGGAATCGAGAGATGCTGTAAGCCCTTCAGATCACACCTTGAGAGAAAAAGGCACCGTAAATCTATTCACATTTCCTTAGGAATTTCGACAATTTAGCggctcaacaacaacaaaaaccaacaaaatccTGCTTTCTTTCCTCTAAAGGAGCGGAAATTGccgtatacatttttttttttctttcgacatTGTCATTCGGCAAGTAGGTATATAACGTATGCAAAGGTCGGGATTGATGACGTAGGGAAATGAATGCCTACAGAGCACAGAACCCTTCAAACCATACAAATACATCGGCGTGCACTGCAAATATCCGTAATCCATTTACTCACATATGGGATTCCAAAGAGATTGAACTCCAGTGTGGCTGAAAAGACAAATGACAAGACATAACAGCAATACGATTAACAGTAAATAAGTTTCAGCATTCCGAATTTCTCTCAATTTCATAGGACAGGCACTGACAGGGCAAACATTTGCAACATAGAACAATGTGATCGAACATGCAAAAAGTAATGAGCTCTTATTCCTGGTCGACCAGGAAAAGAAACGTAGGTGACGTTGAATAATTGTCTTCCCGTATGCACAAAGAGAAATTGCTGGACGTGAAATTAAAAATATGGTGgggcatttcatttcatttgcttgttttacttattcattttttttttttgggggggggggattaagaCATTACATCATGCAATGACTAAAAGCATTTAGAAGTTGGCAGATCAAACGTAATTTTAAAGCAATATCTAATTCTGATTGACGATGTCTACTTCTTACCGACAAGAGAATTATACATAGCTCCCCATGTCGCCTTCTGGTTCCCGAGAGCGTGTCCCGCAAAGCGTCCTGTTCCCGAAAAGGTAGATCGGGACAGGACAACACTGCGCTGGTTAGGTTTAACTTGTTCCATCAAACTAGGAAGGTTGAGGAGAGTTTTGAAGAAATAGTGCGGTGAtaacaaatcaataaaaaaagtaCGTTGCTGTTGTTCTTTTACTTTAAGGGGAACGGGTCTAAACCTTTTCCTAGCTGAAAAGTTAGTGAAGATAAGTGTGCTATGATAGTAAGGGGGACGGGAGAGGggtgtgacatcataacattaTCCCGTCTGGTGGCGTCAGATGAAATCTTCAAGAGTCTTATAGTATTCCTGATTATAGTATCATAACGGCGAAAGGCACGCACAACACGAGTAGATGTATAGCATTCATACACAAACAGCAATCTTGCAGAACTCGATCGGTATGATATAAAATGAGTGTGCTTTTAGAGCTATCCCTGTAAGATTCTGCACACTTGCAGGACGGCTGGTCTTGCTTATGAAATAAACCTTCTCCATCACTCATGAAAAACTCAGTAAAAGCACCTTAAAAAGTGTAATAAGCATGTGGTTGATTGGGGAGAGCTCTGTCTACAAATAGCATCCCCATATTGGCCTATGTTCAACACGATTGCTTTTGACCCAAGAGGAATTATATTCAATTGTTTCGATACAAATCTgcgaaagaaaataaaggattAAGAATATAAACCTCAATCTTTCTCGTCTAACAAGGACTATTGAGTGGAATTTGAGCAGAAGTAGCATCTGAAGTCACTGGAGGTGAAACAAGTATGTTTACTTGGATGCGAAACACGACAGACATCACCAGTAAATCTTTTGTGTATTtcacagtttctttttttttttcagatcttatcttaaacataattatgtatcttTTGAGAATAATATCTATTCATGTGAGACATAGACTTACTGTTGGCCGGCTTCTGCGGAGAAATGTCCATTGAGACTGTGAACATTGTAATGAAGACCCAGATGCTGTTCATAGTCCATGCAGATGGTCCGGTAATACAACATGCGACTGTGAAGTTCTGAGGGCAAGAAAATGGCCGTGTAGAGCATCAACACGGTCGTGTTCAAGAAGAATTGAATGCGAGGGTGGTGATGTCTTCTGCAGTGACGCATTGCAAGTGTAATTGGGTTGAATTTAAAGTGAACAATACAACATGGCAGTGTTCTTTTGATATATTTCCATATTCGCATTCATGTGGACTGAAacttttgacgaaaaaaaaatgtcttgatcTCAAATTGATTTTGCATGATTACTGCCGCCTAGACGATAAAGCCGAAAGTACATTATATTTTGCATGAGGAAAAAATGTAATGTGTGTAATCACGAAACTGTACTTTCATGAGTTGACGTTGATTTAACATTTATGAGTAATTATACATTAACACACATCTTGATTGTTACGGTTCTGTCATGTTGTAGCTGTAACTGTGTACAGAACTTTGCACTTTTCTAacctttgaaaagaaaaaaaaatcttggaggTGCCCTTAATTGCCTGTAAGAGACgcctttttttcaaattaaagtGCAAAGATTTCGTCATgctcacatacatgtatttctaatcTCTCCTTCTTTTACTCCTCTCTCTttaatacacaaacaaacacacacactctcacatacacacattgctctttctctctctctccctctctcctttctatttttctctgtttgtctctgtctctatccatctatctctttgtatatctatctatttatctatctatctagctaccaatctatctctctctatctatctatttatatatctgtctatctatctctctatctatacatctatctatctatctatctatctatctatctatctatctatatatctatctatccatccatccatccatccatctatctattcatctatctatctattcatctaccTACTCAGTATATATCTGTCTCCTGTTCTAAACTTGGTTTTGACTTACCTGGAACCCAGGGAGGGAAATTCCATTTCCTGTTGCCACACCCTTTGTGAGATCCATTCACCATATTACCAGGCTCGTTCATCGTCTGATACGGGTAAAGAGAGAGACAACGAAGACGGAATATCCTGTCAAAGGATGTGAGCATCAGGTAAGATTCGAACTCGGGATTCCCAGTTCAAGGGTTCAGAGTATAACCCACAGTATTGTAACATACGTCACAGCGCCCTCACAAATCAACTGTTGCGTATGAATTAATTTAAGACATGCTGACATATTTTACACAGATAaggaaataatgatgataatcaatacaggggcggatccaaaAATTCCGTAAAGAGtgacgcctttacaaaattaaagtgaGAGTGGGCCCACGCGTCCTCctccaatttttctttttatttcttttgtttaaaagaaataaaggggggggggcgcccggtgcaccACCTCGTGAATCCGCCAATGTAATGGCTCGGTTTAGTGGTAGGTGTGCGGgaggcggaaggggggggggggtactctcATCGTGGTTgcattaccatgacaacgccATCGAAGGGGAGCTCCTTGGAAAACTCAGAGCCGAAGTAAGCCCACCAGTCCCTGGTCTGGGGGTTGGTGAAATCGGCGAAGGATACCTCGCCCGGCCATTGCTGTGTGAagaacacatgaaaaaaaacaaaaaaaaaaaacacattttcaacatttattcTCATtctgcaaaggaaaaaaaaagttccatgAGATTTTGAATAATCTGTGAAGATACGAATTCATGCTACGAATTCTCAAGTTGTTGTGGGGAAAATAATGTCACCGGTCAATCAGATCACCGGTCAAGCCTCATAAGCAGACCTTCTGATATCGCAAATCAAATTGTAGATTCTCTAAATCTGAAATCAGTGTGGTATCAAAAACAATATAACATTAGAAAACGATAGAAGAAATATAAGTAAAACGGCCTGCACTATATTCGACATGGAGTAATAATATTGTCATCAAAATCTCACCATTCATTTATTGACCACGCACAAATGTATCCAATATCAAACGGACATAATACTTGACATCTTTATACTTCTAATTGATTTATCAGTTCTTCCTATCATTTAGATGTAGACATAATTGCTCAAATCTCAATCTACCACTAAATATGTCCATCGAATTTCAAGACTTATACAGTCGGTGGAATGGAACTGCATAGCAATTGTCATTATGGACACTCACTGTACACTAGTTATACATAGGTTATGTTTAGACAGTTTCTTATGGAAATATCTGGTGTCATTCAAACTAGGATGAGTTCCCACGTTATCACTCTACTTGAATGtgagtgggttttttttttttttgcggtttttgcttttgttttaagaAAAGGGGAAGACATTGCCACGGAGCGTTAAGCGGAGAAACTAAAATGACGTGACGATGTCCATTTCTGTACTTACGAATCCGGAGGCCGGAGTCTTTCGGTCAGTCTCGTTGATAAAGTAGCCATACTTATGTCCATAGTAGTAGAAATGGTAGTTGTTTATCGGTTCGGGTACTTGATTCGTGACGCCAGAGTTCTGTTAAAGGCGAAGTCAAGAATTGAGTATGAGATTACTCTACAGCTGAAAGTGATTTCGAGTGTGTATGATGGTGCTGTGTGACATTCGCACACCATTCACAGTTTATGTATTTTcataaacatttcatatcattacatCAATTCCGTTTGACTTTAAAGTTATAATGATAAAAAGGAGCGAAATTTATGAACTATAAAACAATAATCAATTTCGTAGGTCAGATAATCAAAGCGTatcatcatgatttttttttttttctgctcggAGTCTCTTCAAAACTATGGAATGCGCGATGTTGACAAATTTAAATCTCGGGTTATTTTTTTGCTGTAGAGGGAACACTTACCAGTGAAATAATGTATTTCATGCCGCCGGCGTTGAGTCCCCTAACGAAATCTGGCAGTCCCTCAAAATTAACCGTATCGTAAGTGAACGTCTTGAAGTCTTTCATGTAGTTGACGTCACTATAAATGGCATCCTGGAAAAGgcaaatgagagaaagagaaaaagagggaaaaaaaaaggaaaggaagggAGAGGTGGAAAGGggaagatagagagagaaggaggcTAAGATTTTGCAATTCTATTATCGCACTCTCCCTCTAATTGTTTTTGACAATCatgttttgaattttgattgaCAAACTACGCCAGAAGATAAATGCATTTCACCGTGTATTGTATATGAGAGTGTTTATCAATAATATGAATTCTTGCATTTCACCGTGTAAATATCTACACACTTATTGAATCCAAACGTAAACATATAAGAATAATATGCGCACTAACCAGAGGGGATTGTGTACTTACATGGGACAATGACATTAATCACAAGTTTGACAAACATTTATAACAGCTATGACAGGAATTCCACTTAAAAATACTAGAAAATACGCCATGCCTAGTATGAAAGGCATTCTAAATGCCTTTCACACTCTTTCTGCTGTGAGAAGCAACAATGAACAATTCTTTTCATCGCAATGTACTACTCAACCTCTTGCAGAAAGAAATTCTATTGTGGTAAATGCATCACTTTATTTGAAACTATTTTGACATACACTAATCTTTTCATCATGTCTGTTTTAAATAATTTTGCATTTCACTAAAATTTGAcatattgacctttgacctttttgatATATTGCTATTGTTGCTGTCTTTATTATTGTTGATTTTATGATCATTACTTATGATATGCAAGTTGCATGTAATAACAGAATTAAGAGATGGAGATCGTGCTTACAAGGGGGATTCCAGCGGCAACGTTCCGATCCACAACTTCTTGCATCTCGGCCACGCTCTGCCAGTCGGCCCGACCGATCTGCATCCCTAGAGCCCAGAATGGCGGAATGACTGGCCGACCGACAatctaacgaaaaaaaaaaatgataatgacaataatgatatctaAAAACCACAAAatctataaaagaaaataatcaaaataaaattattatggaagacaagaaacaagaaaaggGGAAATATTCAcagatataataatgataataatgacaataatacataataataataatgatgataataataataataataacaataataatagtaataatactacatgtaataataataataatcatcatcatcatcatcatcatcataaacatAATACCAACAATAGGGTCTTGAAAGTAATGACGATGATAACAGCATATATACTCATCGGTCATGATGttgaaaaagcaaacaacaacatgcTGCATTTCCGGTATGATCTTCCGCCAGAGATAGGTCTGTAGGTTtctaagttgttgtttttttttagcatgtttAAAGTGTGATGATTTTTAGTACGTAGATGACACGAGCATTGATTGTAGTAGGCCTTAGAAGTGATAAAAGGTAGCAGTAAGAGTGGCAGCAACGTAAGCATGTGTGGTCGTTATGGTCGTTGGAGTTCAATGAGGTAGGGAGAAATAAGAGGTAAAAGTACAGAGCTTaacagttcgttatttcgagggttcgttaatccgaagatgaAATAACTTCTGCATGACGACACAAATATTTGGATTGACGAACATCTACGTATAAGATTATATGGAATTTGAGTGTTTTGGAATAATGAtctctatttcattttaggactgacgaaccttcagaacaacGACCATCACCGAAGTAGAAGGAGAAGCAGCAGTAGTAGACCGCGATAATGGCAAAGGGAATGGGGAGGAGTGAGCAGAGGAGGGAAAAGATGAAGAGGagaagagggaggaggaggataagTTGTGATGGAGATGGAGGAGGATGGCAAATCGCGGAGGTAGAGTTGGGAGACATTTTTACGAAGAGGTGGGCGGTCTATCGAAATCATTGAGATCTTGAAGaatttgtaaagaaaaatcaacgtagtcagaaaaaaaatctttcaaagaGGCTGGAGGCCGTAGACGCAGGCTCTCGGAAATTATTGCGATTTTAATGATACgtcgtttctttatcgagttttgacatacaatgtaaattggCGTGCGTCTGAACAGTGGGTATATAAAGTAAGCATTTTGTGGTGTCTAGAACCGATGacatgatggtgatgatgtttgCACAAACCTCTGTGTATTGTTGGATGACCTCCTCCGGGGAAGGTCCGGTAAACACCCAGAAGTCCAGGATACCTCCGGTAGTCCTCCACGTAACAGCCGAGGCTGGGGTCAGCATCACATCTGTTTatagagaaggaaagaaaaaaggtagTTAtgatgactgtgtaaaatgtcAGCAATTATCAAGGTAAGCTTCTAGTCCACCTTCGTTTCCTGATAAGTATGTCAGTGCCAGCAACCTCAACGTAattttgattactttttattttgttgagtGTAAGTGATGGAGTATGCTACCTGTGTgcttaattcaattcatttcaattcaattcaattcaattcaattcaatttaattcaattcagtccaattcagttcaattcaattcagtccaattcaattcaattcaattcaaatgaatttattgggaattttctgcattgaatatGTTACAAATGAAATGCAGTAATTTCTTATTGTTTTCAAGACAATAGAACATACGGTG
The Diadema setosum chromosome 21, eeDiaSeto1, whole genome shotgun sequence DNA segment above includes these coding regions:
- the LOC140244632 gene encoding sucrase-isomaltase, intestinal-like; this encodes MSRVLQAIVAIVVFMVVGIIILVPSIVVTLQPYSNWRFNPVTCGDIPENDRINCFPDVEIPTRRQCMLRGCCYQRITWDRLNRIPECYLPLGVGYRVLGREQEVAEGFQLDLMRLKTPRFFYEQIDNLRFRAEYYKENILHMKMYEYRYVHRTEVKYLEAIDRRWKPRYEVPIEYPKTLLKNAFAEYEIEYQRNPFTFRIMRRSTNSPILDTNIGGLIYEDQFIQLSARLPNSVVYGLGEHMHWRFRHEVNWHIWGIFAADNDPDATYKNLYGHHPFFMGVDDGGRAFGVLLVNSNAQDVMLTPASAVTWRTTGGILDFWVFTGPSPEEVIQQYTEIVGRPVIPPFWALGMQIGRADWQSVAEMQEVVDRNVAAGIPLDAIYSDVNYMKDFKTFTYDTVNFEGLPDFVRGLNAGGMKYIISLNSGVTNQVPEPINNYHFYYYGHKYGYFINETDRKTPASGFQWPGEVSFADFTNPQTRDWWAYFGSEFSKELPFDGVVMTMNEPGNMVNGSHKGCGNRKWNFPPWVPELHSRMLYYRTICMDYEQHLGLHYNVHSLNGHFSAEAGQHLMEQVKPNQRSVVLSRSTFSGTGRFAGHALGNQKATWGAMYNSLVATLEFNLFGIPYVGPNTCGYYDNADDELCIRWTQMSAFFPIFRFYKARGTEHADPAALGADFINNVRSAIDTRYQLLPYIYTQFYHARLDGFTVVRSVVSEFPSFEKNVWDVDWEFFLGPAVLVSPVLDEGDTSVNIYIPHDRFYNFYTGEQIATSLKDSNTTLPAPLDTIPVLIRGGYIVPLQLGTANSTQYSRLNPLELRIAIPEELQEQAYGDLFWDDGSAWNSYERQVDLYLEFFADQNRIDILSQRVGMVEADPNLIPDLPVIQRITMYGLTNNPGSTVAVNNVALPTSQFRYTSSNTIEQDVFEIWDLSLDIISDHVIELGATANPFGGVGGGS